The Mauremys reevesii isolate NIE-2019 unplaced genomic scaffold, ASM1616193v1 Contig1, whole genome shotgun sequence genome includes a region encoding these proteins:
- the LOC120392398 gene encoding killer cell lectin-like receptor subfamily F member 2 isoform X2, protein MSTPPGPPQHLPWHRLAQWVAWVVIIALLAVVIALGIWVSHLVSEKGQTPAAPGSDRAGSRDTATPPGSDRAGSRDPSTAECSTCLERFRFQLCHPTLPSPAGGSRCKLCPTDWRLDGNKCYWVSRENKIWSESRADCSARGSQLLVIRDPEELEFIKDLTQGTSLFWIGLSIPSLEKAWTWVDGSQLDQTQFPVSGPAEGNSCGAVKGNQIHSDTCNSAFQSICQQDAVLL, encoded by the exons ATGTCAACTCCTCCAGGTCCTCCTCAGCACCTGCCATGGCACCGACTCGCTCAGTGGGTTGCCTGGGTTGTGATCATCGCTTTGCTGGCAGTTGTCATAGCGCTGGGGATTTGGG TTTCCCACTTGGTATCTGAGAAGGGACAGACCCCGGCAGCCCCTGGGAGCGACAGAGCCGGGAGCAGAGATACAGCGACACCCCCTGGGAGCGACAGAGCCGGGAGCAGAGACCCCAGCACAGCAGAATGCAGCACCTGCCTAGAGCGTTTCCGATTCCAACTGTGCCACCCGACTCTACCCAGCCCAGCAG GGGGCTCCAGGTGCAAACTCTGCCCCACGGACTGGCGGCTGGACGGGAACAAGTGCTACTGGGtctccagagaaaataaaatatggaGCGAGAGCCGCGCCGACTGCTCAGCGAGGGGCTCTCAGCTGCTGGTGATCCGGGACCCCGAGGAGCTG GAGTTCATAAAGGACCTGACACAAGGCACATCTCTGTTCTGGATCGGACTGTCCATCCCTTCCCTGGAGAAGGCCTGGACCTGGGTGGACGGCTCccagctggatcagaccca GTTCCCGGTGTCAGGCCCGGCTGAGGGGAACAGCTGTGGGGCGGTGAAGGGGAATCAGATTCATTCTGACACCTGCAACTCTGCATTTCAGTCAATTTGCCAGCAAGATGCCGTCCTGCTCTGA
- the LOC120392398 gene encoding killer cell lectin-like receptor subfamily F member 2 isoform X1 has protein sequence MAPTRSVGCLGCDHRFAGSCHSAGDLGTLCWSFHQPPVTLIGRPHSHLCCFAVSHLVSEKGQTPAAPGSDRAGSRDTATPPGSDRAGSRDPSTAECSTCLERFRFQLCHPTLPSPAGGSRCKLCPTDWRLDGNKCYWVSRENKIWSESRADCSARGSQLLVIRDPEELEFIKDLTQGTSLFWIGLSIPSLEKAWTWVDGSQLDQTQFPVSGPAEGNSCGAVKGNQIHSDTCNSAFQSICQQDAVLL, from the exons ATGGCACCGACTCGCTCAGTGGGTTGCCTGGGTTGTGATCATCGCTTTGCTGGCAGTTGTCATAGCGCTGGGGATTTGGG gactctctgctggtCCTTCCACCAACCCCCTGTAACATTGATCGGTCGTCCTCACTCCCACTTATGCTGCTTTGCAGTTTCCCACTTGGTATCTGAGAAGGGACAGACCCCGGCAGCCCCTGGGAGCGACAGAGCCGGGAGCAGAGATACAGCGACACCCCCTGGGAGCGACAGAGCCGGGAGCAGAGACCCCAGCACAGCAGAATGCAGCACCTGCCTAGAGCGTTTCCGATTCCAACTGTGCCACCCGACTCTACCCAGCCCAGCAG GGGGCTCCAGGTGCAAACTCTGCCCCACGGACTGGCGGCTGGACGGGAACAAGTGCTACTGGGtctccagagaaaataaaatatggaGCGAGAGCCGCGCCGACTGCTCAGCGAGGGGCTCTCAGCTGCTGGTGATCCGGGACCCCGAGGAGCTG GAGTTCATAAAGGACCTGACACAAGGCACATCTCTGTTCTGGATCGGACTGTCCATCCCTTCCCTGGAGAAGGCCTGGACCTGGGTGGACGGCTCccagctggatcagaccca GTTCCCGGTGTCAGGCCCGGCTGAGGGGAACAGCTGTGGGGCGGTGAAGGGGAATCAGATTCATTCTGACACCTGCAACTCTGCATTTCAGTCAATTTGCCAGCAAGATGCCGTCCTGCTCTGA
- the LOC120392398 gene encoding killer cell lectin-like receptor subfamily F member 1 isoform X3: MAIQGGSRCKLCPTDWRLDGNKCYWVSRENKIWSESRADCSARGSQLLVIRDPEELEFIKDLTQGTSLFWIGLSIPSLEKAWTWVDGSQLDQTQFPVSGPAEGNSCGAVKGNQIHSDTCNSAFQSICQQDAVLL, translated from the exons ATGGCCATTCAGG GGGGCTCCAGGTGCAAACTCTGCCCCACGGACTGGCGGCTGGACGGGAACAAGTGCTACTGGGtctccagagaaaataaaatatggaGCGAGAGCCGCGCCGACTGCTCAGCGAGGGGCTCTCAGCTGCTGGTGATCCGGGACCCCGAGGAGCTG GAGTTCATAAAGGACCTGACACAAGGCACATCTCTGTTCTGGATCGGACTGTCCATCCCTTCCCTGGAGAAGGCCTGGACCTGGGTGGACGGCTCccagctggatcagaccca GTTCCCGGTGTCAGGCCCGGCTGAGGGGAACAGCTGTGGGGCGGTGAAGGGGAATCAGATTCATTCTGACACCTGCAACTCTGCATTTCAGTCAATTTGCCAGCAAGATGCCGTCCTGCTCTGA
- the LOC120392404 gene encoding C-type lectin domain family 2 member D-like, which translates to MSLSEREKMWKESSPVEEPEPDPDLGSQKTSMTQNGTAYVPIPPKAGESCTICPTGLLSGLKPWARRWAVQSVGLNLVLVILSLILLIALIAVSAKKSEPSPAGAACPVAACPESWIGHLGKCYYFSEAEGSWTHSQNNCSALGASLAVIDTQQEMDFLMRHKGPPDHWIGLQREQDQPWMWTNGNEFNTWFPIAGGGLCAFLNRGDVSSSGCSRDARWICSKAAEKPAGRAK; encoded by the exons ATGAGTctttcagagagagaaaagatgtgGAAGGAGTCGTCTCCTGTTGAGGAGCCAGAGCCAGATCCAGATCTGGGTTCCCAGAAAACCTCAATGACACAAAACGGAACAGCTTATGTGCCCATCCCCCCAAAGGCTGGAGAGAGCTGCACAATCTGCCCTACAG GTTTGCTGTCTGGGTTGAAACCATGGGCACGTCGCTGGGCAGTTCAGAGTGTGGGTCTCAATCTTGTACTGGTCATCCTCAGCCTCATCCTCCTCATCGCCCTCATCGCCGTGTCAG CAAAGAAATCAGAGCCGTCTCCAGCTGGTGCTGCCTGTCCAGTGGCTGCCTGCCCAGAAAGCTGGATCGGGCACCTGGGGAAGTGTTACTATTTCTCAGAGGCTGAAGGGAGCTGGACCCACAGCCAGAACAACTGCTCTGCCCTCGGTGCCTCCCTGGCAGTGATTGACACCCAGCAGGAAATG GATTTCCTGATGCGCCATAAAGGACCCCCTGACCACTGGATCGGCCTCCAGAGGGAACAGGACCAACCCTGGATGTGGACCAATGGCAATGAATTCAACACGTG GTTTCCAATAGCGGGAGGAGGCCTGTGTGCTTTTCTGAACAGAGGCGATGTTTCCAGTTCAGGCTGCTCCAGGGACGCACGCTGGATctgcagcaaagcagcagagaAACCAGCAGGCAGAGCAAAGTGA